ATATGCCCCATTGGGGGACTGATAACGGCGTATGATATCGATGCTCTTCTTCTGCAAGTCCTGCACTACAGATCCCCACTTCCCAGTTGATCGGCAAGGTTGCCATTTGGTTTCCCGGTAAACTGCCATTCTTACTTTAGCACCGGCTGAAGTCCGTGTCAACTCATAGCCCGCAGGCATGCATGAGGTGGACTGGGCCTGCACGACTTTGAGTTCTTGTTGTTTCCAGGTTGACAGTGGAAACCATGCGGTGTAACATGTGGCTGTGATCTCATGCAGGGTGAACTGATGTCCGCTTGATACACGGCCATCTGGAATCGGAGGAATGACGCGATGTCGGCCACTCTTCGCGATGTAGCACGCAGAGCGGGGGTATCCCACACCACTGTCTCGAACGTCTTGAACAATGTTCCAAAAGTTGGGGAAGAAACGCGCAAACGGGTGCTACAGGCCATGGCTGAACTTGAATTCGAGCCTAATCTGGCCGCGAAGAGCTTGTACACCAAGCGTTCCTACATCGTAGGCTACATGGTTCCCGCCATCACCAACGAGTTCTTCATGAACGTGGCAAGGGGAGCAGAGAGGGTGTTCTATCGCGAGGATATCGGCCTGTTTCTGTGCGATACAGGACTAGATCCTAAACGCGAAGCTGACTATGTGCGCCGGCTAGTCCGTCACCGAGCAGACGGCATTGTTGTGAACTACGCTGCAAGCAAAAAGACTATCCGAGACGCAGTTCGAGCCGGAATACCAGTCGTGGCAATTGAGTCGCCAGTGGACGAACCTTCCGCATCCCTGGTATCCATGGACAACCACAGTTCTGCAATGCTCGGAGTTGAGCACCTGTGTGGACTGGGGCATCGCCGTATCGCAGTGATGTCCCTGGACTTTGAGAGCAACGTAAATGAGGAGCGTTTGAGAGGATTCCGCAGTGGGCTCAAACTCCACGATATCGAGCCTGTACCTGAACTAGAGGTGTCGCTCGCCACTTCAGAGAGGGAGAATGGCTACTTCGATTACGGGGCTGAACTCGACAAGAGCCCGGTAACGGCGCATAGGCGGTTCTCCGAGATCGTGGGAGGGCTCATGGCCTCGGTCAGCCCTCCCACTGCCGTGTTCTGCTTCGACTACCATACTACACTTCTTCTCATTCAGAGCCTCATGAGTCTGGGCCTCACACCTGGACGGCAGGTATCAGTGGTAGGATTCGACGTCCCGAAGATTGCTTGCGTTCCCCGGGTAACAAGCGTCAACCAACCAGCTCTGGAGATGGGCGCCATCGCGGCGAACTTGCTCTTAGAGCGCATTAACGATCCCGCGATCCAACCACGCACGGTGCGTCTATCCGCCCAGCTTGAAGTGGGTGAGACCACAGGGCCGCCCTCGGCGCCCTAGCCTGCGCAGCATGTCAAATGCGCTCTTGCGATCCCTCCCGCCCTTGATCCACATGCCCCGTGGAGAATCGACTATCGTTGGCGGCAATCCACACCAACACCAGTGTGAGCTGCTCCTGCCCTACGTTCACCACATCGTATGGCCCCAGACGCGCCCAGCCAGACACCGCCGCGACGGGGAGCTTTCGCGGCGAGGTGATCGAACGCATCATTGTGCTGGTAAGGGCATCCCTCATTTCTTTGATCTTCCAGAAGGAATTCTCCGCACTGCATCGAATCAATGGGTCAATGATTCTAACAGTCAATCATTCTACCTTTGCTGAGCGATGCCCCGTCCCTCATTCCATGACAAGAGGTTGGTGTTCTATGAAGCCTGTAAAACGAGTCCGTGCTGGCGATGCCGTTGCTGACATGCTCTTTTCGGCAATAACAAATGGTGACTACAAACCAGGCGAAAAGCTTCCGCCCGAAAACCAGCTGGCGGCCATGGCCAACGTGAGCAGAAACGTGCTCCGCGAAGCCGTGCGCCAGCTTGAAGGCCTAGGCCTTCTCACCGTTCGCCAGGGCGACGGCACCTATGTTAACGACATGACAGTCCCTTCGCTCATAAACAAGGCTGCGGAGTACCTGGTTTTCGGAGACATAAGCCTCATTGATCTAGTGGAAGCGCGTCAGGCACTGGAGGTGAGGGCAGCCAGTTTAGCTGCTGAAAGGGCCAAGAGCCATGAAATTGACCGACTGCAAGAGCTGGTTGAGGCAATGGAGAGCTCACAAGATTCCAGGAGCGCCTACTTCCAGCTAGATCTGGAGTTCCATCGCACCGTAGTCGCTGCAGCGCACAACGTTGTTTTCGCAAGGTTATTTGCAACAGTGCAGCAATCCATAGTTGCACAGTTGGAGCGGCTCAGCGAAATTGAGGGGATAACTGGGGTGTCCAATGAGTACCATCGGCTGATAACCGACGCAATCGCCGCGCGTGATCCCAAAACCGCAGGTTGCCTCATGGATGAACATATAGCCCGTGCGCGCAGGCGGCTGTATGAGGAGACTGCCCGCCGGGCCACGCAACCCTAGGGCGCGGAGAAGGGGGGTGGACTAGCCACACAAAAGTAGAGCGCGCAATTGCCTGAGTAGTGCGCCCGACTCGATCCCTAAACCAAACTGAGAAAGAGGATGAAATCTACATGAAAAAGTCATCACTGCTACTAGTCGCCGCCCTGATCATGGCGCTAATCGTCAGCGGATGCGGCAAAAAGGAAGCCAAAGTAGAGAAGATAACGATCAGGATCAACAGCAGTTTCAATGATGCGGCTTTCAAAGAGCATCCAGCGGCCATGGCAATTGGCAGATTCATCGAGCTCATGGAAGAGAAGCTAGGCGACAGGGTCGAGATTAAGCTGTTCCCCGGCGGTCAGCTCGGCGGCACTCCCGATGACATCATTGGGGGCCTGCAGAATGGCTCATTCGAAATGGCGAACCTCGCTCTGGGGAGCTACGGCGAGTTCACCAAGGCTTTCATGCCCTTCGACATCCCGTACCTCTTCACCAATGCCGACGTGGTATACGCCTTCCTCGATGGGGAAATGGGCGACAAGATGGCAGCAGCGCTGCTTGAGCAGACCGGTGTGAAGCTTGTGGCGTATCTGGATATTGGTTTCAGGCAGACCACCAACAGCAAGAGGCCCATCACATCCCCTACTGATATGAAGGGCCTGAAGATCCGCACCATGACCAATCCTCTTCAGATGGCAGTCATGAAGCAGCTGGGCGCCGCTCCTACCCCTCTTGCCTACTCCGAACTGTTTACAGCGCTGCAACAAGGCACAGTCGACGGGCAGGAGAACCCGATTCTCAACATCTACGACATGAAGTTCTATGAAGTTCAGAAGTACATGACCATCACAAACCACAACTACACCTCCACCAGTTTCGTCATCGCCGGCAAGTTCTTCGATGAGCTGCCCGACGATGTCAAAGAAACCCTTCTGGAATGCGCCAGCTCTGCCGAGCTCTACTCCCGTGAGAAGCTAGCAGAGGTGGAAGCCGAGATCCTCAAGACCATCTCTGAGCGCATACAGATTACGTATCTCACTGATGACCAGGCTCGTGCATTTAATGAACAGTCTAAGGGTGCATGGAGCGAGGCTGCTGAAGCGATCGGCCAGGATTACTTCACCGAAATCGTCGCCGAGGTGGAGCGAATCAAGTCCGATCTCGGGTTGTAGGCCGTCATCTCGTAATCTTGGCAAGAGAAGGAGCCGTATACATGAAGTCAGTGCTGAAATGGCTGAATCAGGACCTGGAAGTATTTCTGGGCACTATATGCAGTGTCGTTATGTTCGCGCTACTGCTAGTTCAGGTCGTTTCCAGATATGTGTTCAAGTACGCAATCCCGTGGTCTGAAGAGATAGCGGTAATCCTGTTCATCGCATCTATATACTTCGGGTGCGCGGCAGCAGTTGTTAAGGACCAGCATCTCAAGATCGAACTGGTATCATTTCTGCCCAAGAAGGTCCAGCGTATTCTGCTGATCGTCGCCAATCTGATATTCATCGGTTTCTGCATCTACATGTGTTTCCCATTCGCGACTCTCATTCAGAATCTGCATCGTTCCGGCGCTGCCACAGCCGTGACCCGCATTCCCAAGTGGATGATCTACTGTGTAATGCCTCTTGGAATGCTGCTCACGTCCTTCAGGGTAGTCCAGGCAACCCTTAGGATCCTTGCTGATCCCCATATTCTCGACAAGCCAAAGAAGAAGGGGCTGCTGGAGCTGGACGCCTAGCACTGGATGATAAGGAGGGGGAAATCACTGTGGCTGCAACACTACTACTAGTATCATCCGCTGTGCTGCTATTCATAGGAGTTCCTATAGGAGTAGCTCTCGCCGTCGCCATGCTCGTCACCAACATGGCGTTCCCCGTGACCACGGCAGGATTTGTCGCACAGTCGATGTTCTCAGGGCTCAACTCATTCCCACTGCTTGCAATACCCGGTTTCATGATTGCGGGCAGCATAATGGAGACTGGTGGGCTATCAAAGCGCCTAGTTAAACTGGCAAACACCCTTGTCGGCAACTCCCCGGGAGGACTGGGAACTGTCACCGTGCTTGCATGCATGTTCTTTGGAGCGGTCTCTGGATCAGCGCCTGCCACGGTGGCGGCCATCGGAACCATCATGATTCCCGAAATGGTCAAGCATGGCTACGACAAGGTATATGCCACTGCTTTGGTGGCAGCCGCAGGCGGCCTGGGCATAATCGTGCCGCCCAGCATCCCCATGGTCGTCTACGGATGCACTAACAACGTTTCAGTAGGAAGCCTGTTCATGGCTGGCTTCGGCCCCGCCCTGGTAGTTGGCGTCGGCCTGATGATCGTGAACTGGATCATCGCCAAGAAAAAGGGCTACCGGGGATCAGGTGAAGCAACCGGAATCAAGGCAGTAGGAAGAGCGTTCTGGGACGCCAAATGGGCGCTTCTGATGCCCGCGATCATACTTGGGGGCATATACGGAGGCGTGTTCACTCCTACAGAGGCTGCAATTGTGTCGCTCTTCTACGGGTTGATCATTGGACTGTTCGTGTATAAGGAACTGTCGTGGAGAGAGTTCCTTGTCGCTCTCAAGAACAACACGTCACTGGTTGGCGGCATAATGCTCACCTTCGCCCCTGCATCCGCCCTAGGCGCGATGCTCTCGCTCATGGGTGTGCCTGCTAGGATCACTTCCGCCATGCTTTCCTTCACGAGCAGCCCGGGCGTCGTGCTGTTCCTGATTCTGGTGTTCCTGTTGCTAGTGGGAATGGTGATGACTACATCGCCAGCCATCATCATCTTCTCGCCGATGCTGCTCACCATCGTTAAGGCTTTCGGGATGAGCCCGGTTCAGTTTGGAATCATCATGACGGTGAGCCTGGCAATTGGCTTCGTCACACCGCCAGTTGCACTGAATCTATTCGTGGCGTCTGGCATGACCGGACTGGAGGTAGGCGCCATTGCCAAGAAGGCTACCCCGTTCATAGTGGCCCTCTTCGTGGCAATGGCAATCATCACGTATGTGCCAGGGATCAGCATCGGCCTTCTCAGGCTTGTTGGCGCCAGCCTGTAACCCCATAACCACTGGAGGTATGCATCTTGAAAATCACCAGCGTCGACATAATCGAAGTAGCAAACTCCCTCAGATCGGCCAATAGCAAGTGGCGGCCGGTTGTAGTGCGCATTAACACCGATGAAGGCATATATGGATATGGCGAGGTTGGCCTGGCTTACGGGGTGGGCGCATCTGCAGGCTTTGGCATGGCAAAGGATCTGGCCAGGACCATCATAGGCAAGAATCCCATGAACAACGAGGCAATCTGGCACGACATGTACAGCAAGACCTTCTGGGGCCAGGGCGGCGGCGCCGTGGTATACGCAGGCTTCAGCGGCATCGACGCCGCATTGTGGGACATAAAAGGCAAGGCCCTTGGGGTTCCCCTCAGTGTTCTGCTGGGAGGCAAGTGCCGCGAGAAGATCAGAGCCTACGCAAGCCAGCTGCAGTTCGGGTGGGGGCGCAGCAAGGAAAAGCAGACCCTCATTGAGCCAGAGCAGTATGCCGCGGCAGCTCTCACAGCCATGGCCGATGGCTACACAGCCATCAAAGTGGATCCGCTAGGAATGGATCTGAACGGCAAATGGATTGGCTGGAATCTCACGGGCGTTCTATCTGCACAGCAGGTGCGCACTGGCTATAATCGCATCAAGGCAATCAGAGAAGCTGCAGGCCCTGATCTCGACATCATCGTAGAGATGCACGCGTTTACCGACACGACCTCGGCAATCCAGTTTGGCAGGGCAATCGAGGAATTGGGCGTGTTCTACTACGAGGAGCCCGTTACGCCTCTCAGCGCTGAGCAGATGAAGAAGGTAGCCGAGAAAGTAGACATACCTTTGGCAGGTGGAGAGCGAGTCTTCACGCGCTGGGGTTATCGCCCATTCTTCGAGAATGGCTCAATCGATGTGATCCAGCCTGACCTCGGAACCTGTGGAGGTGTGACCGAGGGCAAGAAGCTATGCGACATGGCTCACACATACGACGTCACAGTGCAGGCGCACGTGTGCGGAGGCCCCATGGCCACCGCCATTGCACTGCAGCTTGAAGCGGCCATACCCAACTTCATCATCCATGAGGTCCATCGCTATTCACTGCTTGAAGACAACATCAAGTCGTGCATATACGACTACCAGCCTGTAGACGGCTACTACGATGTTCCCAACCTGCCCGGCATTGGTCAGGATCTATCGCAAGACGTGCTCAGAGAGTCAATCGTCGAGACAGTCAAATAGTCCACAATGCAAGCTCAAGGGCCGTGGAGTCCACCTCCGCGGCCCAAACAGCGGCTCAAAGAGATCTCCCGCGTCGCCTATGAAGCAGACATAGCATCCTTCACTCAGGGCCATGTCAGTCTGCCCGTCCATTAGGCTATCGTAGATGATCTCCCCTTCGTTGGAGGACACGAGCACTCTGCCTCGAGATGGGATTTCGGTGCTGAACACGCCCTCCGTTTCGATCTTCCGCCATTCGTTGTATCCGTCTTTTCCTATGGAGATCTTGTCGCCGCGGTGCAACGGTGTGGTTCCAGACGCATCCGAGAACACTAATCCGCCTGCCTTGAGCCACAGCTCCCCAGCGTGTTCGAACATCGTGGGCTCAACCAGATCTCGTGCGTGCGGGAGCGCCATGGACGCAGTATGTGAGGCTTCGCGGAAGCCACGTTCGGTTTCCGAACGCACTGCCAACAAATCCCGCATCGCTTCGTTTGAGCTCCTCTGCGCAGTCGGCAGCGCTCCCATTTGATGTTGACTGTATGTGAGTGGTGCAACAGACGGCCGAGGATTGCGCCTGCTGTCACCGGATCTCCAACACATTGGCGATCCGGCGCCCTGAGTCCTGGGCATCCTAAGCCATCTCATCATTCCCACAGCCAATCCTGTGTGTAGTACGGAATTCGTACAGGTTCGCCGTGCAACCAGTACGGAATTCGTACCACCCTAGGCCTCATTCGTCGAAAATCGGGATCTAGAGAGCGCGGCAACACCTATATAGCGGTAGTATATGCTTATAATGTATGCGGATAGGCTATATTTGGAATCACTGAGCAGCTTTTGAGGCTTGTCCGCCGGTTTTGCCTTCAGCGTTGTACGGAATCCGTACTGGTATCCGGTGTTGGCAGTACGAATTCCGTACAGGTCGCTCCATAAAGCTTGCCTAGGGAATTCTGTCCGGGTTTCGGTTAGCGCAGCACCCACGGCACGCCATGGCACGATGCAGTGTGGGGCGGAGAAGCAAAGCGCCAGCAGTTCAGCACAATGCGGCCCAGCCAGCACAGTGCGGCAAATCAGGTCTATTATGAGGTCTTCGTCTCATCGCAATCTCGCTTTGCAGATTTCGACTTTGAGGGCATCACTTACGGGTTCATTCCCTCGAAATTCGACGACGGAATGATTGAGCCAAACGGCACTGAAGGTATTCGCGTGATTGACCTGGAGCGTACAGTGGTTGATAGCACAGGCAAGAGTACGCGCTATCTTCAGCCGGAAACGTCAAGTGAGAGCACCTATAGCCGGAGGCGGAGATTGGCTGCCCCGAAGGATCCATTCCACATGTACGAGCAAGTAGGCGATGAACCTGTCTGGTTACAGCAAGAATCTCCTTGCCAAGCGCTCGGAGGACACTGGTTTCGTGCGTGACACCCTCATTCAACTTGCCTCGCCTACCTGTTGACATTTCTCGGCGCATTTTGGGTAGATGAACTGACTCACCACAGAATTCGCACCGACCTGCTCCCGGTCTTGCGGCGCACAGAACACTTCGCCGTGGACGCCGCCAAGGCTCGGGTGATCGGTTTCATAAAGGAGCTTATGGTGCTGACGCCGCAGGAACAGGGGTTCGTGACTTCTGACAGTCTCAGAATCACACCAGATGACACGCGACGGAGTGACCACCCTCGATCTCCCTTAGAACGGGCCGAACCTCCCGGCACACGGGCTTCGCTCTGCTGCATCTCTTCTCGAATCTGCAACAATCCGGAGGGTTGATGGGGCTCGGAACATCGCCTTCGAGCAGGAGCCGCTGCCGTGATCTCTCCGTTCGCGGATCCGGGGTAGGCGCCGCCGACAGGAGAGCCTGCGTATATGGGCGAAGCGCGTTCACGTACAGCTGATCAGAGTCGGCGATCTCCACTATGCTCCCAAGGTACATCACAGCCACCTGGTGCGATACATACTTCACCATTCTGAGATCGTGCGAAATGAACAGGTAGGTCAGGTTGAACTCCCTTTGAAGGTCCATCAGGAGGTTCACGATCTGTGACTGGATGGAAACGTCCAGGGCGGAGATAGGCTCGTCGCACACTAGGAACTCCGGTTCGACGGCGAGCGCTCGCGCGATGCCAATTCGCTGCCGCTGCCCGCCGCTGAACTCGTGAGGGAATCTCCCTGCATGATCCCTACTCAGGCCCACGAGGCTGAGGAGTTCGTTCACTTTATCCAGTCGTTCCCGTCGCCCGCCCATCCTGTGAATATCCATGCCCTCGCCGATGATGTCCCCAACGGTCATCCTTGGGTTGAGGGAGGCGTAGGGATTCTGAAAAATCATCTGCGCCCTCTTGCGGAACTCCTTAAGATCCTGCCCACGGAGGGAATGAATATCCTTGCCATCGAACATTACTCTGCCGCCTGTGGCCTCGTACAGCCTGACCGCCACCCTGCCGGTCGTGGTTTTCCCGCATCCGCTCTCGCCAACGAGACCCAGAGTCGACCCTTTATGGATTGAGAACGACACGTCATCTGCGGCTTTGAGGACCCTGTTCCTGCCGCAGCTGAAGTACTTCCTCAGGTTCACTGCTTCAACGAGAGGCCCTGATGCATCCATCACTTAACGAGCACCTCCCGCGGCGCCATCAGTGGCATTGCCTCTGGGTGCGCAAGCCAGCATGCCGCCTTGTGCGGCGTTGCATCCCCAGTTCCAGTTTCCACGCCATACTCACCTGGGTATCTATCGTAGCACACTCTCATGGCTTGCTCGCACCTTACCGCGAAGGCGCAGCCAGCCGGGGGCGCAAATAGATCCGGGGGGGTTCCGTCCACTGAGATTAGCCTCTGAGTCTTGTCCGAATCCAGTTTGGGCACCGACTTGAGGAGCCCCCAGGTGTAGGGGTGAGCAGGGTGATAGAACAGCTCGTCCGATGAGCCAGATTCGATGATCCTGCCAGCGTACATTACGAGGACTCTATCGGCGAGGTTCGCCACGATGCCCAGGTCGTGGGTGATAAGGATGATTGCAGTGCCGAATCTGTTCTGCAGATCCTTCATGAGTTCCAGGATCTGAGCCTGGATGGTGACATCAAGCGACGTTGTGGGCTCGTCTGCAATAAGCAGCTTGGGCCGGCACGCCAGCGCGAGAGCTATCATCACCCGCTGTCTCATGCCCCCGCTGAACTCGTGAGGGTACTGTCCGCCTCTGTGGGCAGGCTCTGGTATGCCAACCATCTCCAGCATCTCCACAGCGCGCATCTTCGCCTGCCTGCGCGAAAGGCGTTGATGCCTCGTGAGCACCTCCGCGATCTGATCGCCGATCCTCATCAAAGGATTGAGCGAGGTCATGGGGTCCTGAAAGATCATACCGATCTCGGAGCCGCGGTACTTCTCCATTTGCCTATCGGAGAGCGCAGTCAACTCCACCCCGTTGAACCTGATGGAACCGGCCCCGATCTTTCCGGGCGGGATCGGTATCAGGCTCATCAGGGTCTGCGCCGTGACCGTCTTGCCGCATGCGGATTCACCGACTATTGCTACGGACTCTCCGCAGTCTACATCGAACGATACTCCTCTTACCGCCCGCACTTCTCCGCCATATGTCCTGAAGGAGACCTCCAAGTCTCTAACTTCGAGCAATCGCTCCATTTGAACATCCCCAGTGCAATCGCAATGTTCTCACTCGATTGTCCCACGCAGAGTCGGATCGAGAGCGTCTCTGAGGCTATCTCCGAGTAGATTGAGGGACAGCATGGTCGTACTGATGAAGAAGGCCGGTATGAAGAGCTCCCACGGGTAGATGCGGAAACACTCGGCGCCGTATCTCGCAAGCTGACCCCAGCTGGGGTAGGGTGGCTGGACACCTAGGCCGATGAAGCTAAGGAAGGCCTCGGAGAAGATCGCCCGCGGGACTGCCATTGTGAGGTTCGTGATCAGCAGGCCGGATACGCTCGGCATCAAGTGCCTGAAGATGATCCGCATGTGCCCGGCGCCGAGGACCTCGGCGGCCAGGACGAACTCCTGTTCCTTCAGTTGGAGAATCTGACCTCTAACCATCCGAGCTGTGCCTATCCACCCGACAAGAACCATGGCCACGATCAGGCTTGTTATGCCGGGTCCGAGCACGAGCATGGCGAGGATTGCGATGATCATGTATGGGATGCCATACAGCACGTCGATCAACCTCATGATGATCATGTCGATGGCGCCGCCGAAATAGCCTGATACTCCCCCGATCACGACTCCCACCACTGAGTTGATGATAGCGGAGATGAACCCGATCGACAGCGAGACCCTTGCTCCGACCCACACCCGAGCCCACATGTCCCGTCCTAATGTGTCTGTTCCAAACCAGTGGGCGCGGGACGGAGGAAGGTCCATGTCCATGCTGTTGGTCCGGTAATCCCACTTCGCCATCACGGGGCCGATTAATGAAAGGACGACGTACAGGCATACGAGCACCAGCCCTGCCATCGCCACCTTATTGCCCCTCAGACGACGCCACGCGTCCTGGTAGTACGTGAGGCTCGGCCTTACTATTGCCTCCATGTTCTCCGCGTTCCTGCCCACTCGCGTCAGCATCTCCACGGTGATGGGCTCGGCCTGCTGTCGCATGTACATCACCGCCCTTCGCGCACGACTTTGATTCTGGGGTCTATGAACCCGTACAGGACGTCGACGATGAAGTTTGCGAAGATCAGGAAAATGCCGTAGAACACGGTCATGCCCAGGATCATTGAGTAATCGAGATTCTGAATGCCGAGGACGTACCACTTTCCCATGCCGGGAACGGCGAATATCAGTTCCACCACGAATGTGCCGGTGAGCACTGAGGCAGTGATCGGACCCAGCAGGGTCACCACCGGGAGAATGGCGTTTCGCACCTGGTGCCTCATTACGACCTGAAATGGGGACAAGCCCTTCGATTTCGCGGTCTTTACGTAATCTTGCGATACGACTTCGAGCATGCTTGACCGCATGATCCTGGATATCAGGGCCAGGGTGTAGAGGCTAAGAGCGAACACTGGAAGGATCGTGTGCCGGAAACTCTTCCACTGAGCTACCGGCAGAAGGTGCAGCTTGATCCCGAAGACGAACTGGAGCAGGTACCCGACCACGAAGTCTGGAACCGACACTCCAATGATGGCTATGATCATACACAGATAGTCCCATGCCTTGCCTCGGTTCAAAGCAGCGGCTATTCCCAGAATGAGTCCTATCGCAACTGCCAGAAGTATAGAGCGTATGCCGAGATCCGCAGAATATGGGAAAGCCTGAGCAATGATGTCGTTAATTCGCCGATTGGCGTATTTCATCGACGTTCCAAGGTCGCCTCTTGCCAGGTTGCCAAGGTACCGCAAGTACTGGATGTGAAGAGGTTTGTCCAGCCCATAGTAGTTCATCATGTTGTTCCTGACTTCGGGAGTCATCTTCTCACTGGTGAACGGATCGCCTGGCAAAAGCCTCACGAGAAGGAATACCAGCGTAACCAGGATGAGCAGTGTGAAGACTGACACGATGAACCTGTTGACGATGTACCTGAGCATGTGATCCCTCCAGTCAGGGCGGGCAGCGCCGCTCGGGAAGGGCGCTGCCCGCAGCTTACTGCCGCTCTCCACCGCTTGGCCGCCGCCTGCTTGGCCGCCGCCTGCTTGGCCGCCGGCTGAGCGCTACTTTACGGGGTCGAGATACGCATATACCAGGTCTGGGTCGGC
This sequence is a window from Clostridia bacterium. Protein-coding genes within it:
- a CDS encoding ABC transporter permease; this encodes MLRYIVNRFIVSVFTLLILVTLVFLLVRLLPGDPFTSEKMTPEVRNNMMNYYGLDKPLHIQYLRYLGNLARGDLGTSMKYANRRINDIIAQAFPYSADLGIRSILLAVAIGLILGIAAALNRGKAWDYLCMIIAIIGVSVPDFVVGYLLQFVFGIKLHLLPVAQWKSFRHTILPVFALSLYTLALISRIMRSSMLEVVSQDYVKTAKSKGLSPFQVVMRHQVRNAILPVVTLLGPITASVLTGTFVVELIFAVPGMGKWYVLGIQNLDYSMILGMTVFYGIFLIFANFIVDVLYGFIDPRIKVVREGR